The following coding sequences are from one Bacteroidota bacterium window:
- a CDS encoding peptide chain release factor 3 — protein MDFLKEIQRRRTFAIISHPDAGKTTLTEKLLLFGGAIRVAGAVKSNKIKRTTVSDFMEIERQRGISVATSVMGFEYDGVKINILDTPGHQDFAEDTYRTLTAVDSVIIVIDCAKGVEAQTLKLMEVCRMRNTPVMVFINKMDRPGNDPFDLLDEIEKELKIKVRPLSWPIGGGRYFKGVYNMYEKKLKLFKPNTTDQDHSVEIDDLKSPVLEKYLDDKFVSKLREETNLIEGVYPKFDHNEYLAGHLAPVFFGSALNNFGVHELLNCFIDIAPTPKVFTTVERKVLPEEPKFTGFIFKIHANLDPNHRDRIAFVRVCSGKFERNKNYLHVRHGKMMKFSSPTSFMADKKEVIDEAYPGDIVGLHDTGTFKIGDTLTEGELLHFKGIPSFSPELFRYVENDDPMKSKQLAKGIDQLMDEGVAQLFISRANGRKIIGTVGELQFEVIQYRLQHEYNALCRYEPINLYKACWIESNDKVQLDDFKKRKFNVLAEDKQGRDVFLAESPYALQMAQDKFEKINFHFTSEF, from the coding sequence ATGGATTTTTTAAAAGAGATACAGAGAAGACGTACTTTTGCTATTATTAGTCACCCTGATGCAGGGAAAACGACCCTTACCGAAAAGTTATTATTGTTTGGCGGGGCCATTCGTGTTGCCGGTGCCGTGAAATCAAATAAGATAAAACGTACTACCGTATCGGATTTTATGGAAATTGAGCGCCAAAGGGGCATTTCAGTAGCCACTTCCGTGATGGGATTTGAATATGATGGCGTAAAGATTAATATTTTGGACACTCCCGGTCACCAGGATTTTGCAGAAGACACCTACCGTACCCTTACTGCAGTAGACAGTGTGATCATCGTAATTGACTGTGCCAAAGGGGTTGAAGCCCAAACCCTAAAACTGATGGAGGTTTGCCGTATGCGCAATACCCCCGTGATGGTCTTTATCAACAAGATGGACCGTCCCGGCAATGATCCCTTTGACCTGCTTGACGAAATTGAAAAAGAACTGAAGATTAAAGTTCGCCCCCTTAGCTGGCCCATTGGTGGAGGCCGCTATTTCAAAGGCGTCTATAATATGTATGAAAAGAAGCTGAAATTGTTTAAACCCAATACCACCGATCAGGACCATTCTGTTGAAATTGATGACCTCAAAAGCCCTGTATTGGAAAAATACCTGGATGATAAATTTGTCAGCAAACTTCGCGAGGAAACGAATTTAATCGAAGGGGTTTATCCGAAATTTGACCACAACGAGTACCTGGCCGGCCACCTGGCTCCTGTCTTTTTTGGAAGCGCGCTGAACAATTTCGGTGTGCATGAATTGCTCAATTGTTTTATAGACATAGCACCTACTCCTAAGGTATTTACTACGGTCGAACGTAAAGTCCTTCCCGAAGAACCCAAGTTTACCGGATTTATATTTAAGATTCATGCCAATCTTGATCCCAACCATCGCGACCGTATTGCTTTTGTTCGCGTCTGTTCGGGAAAATTCGAGAGAAACAAGAACTACCTTCATGTGCGCCATGGCAAGATGATGAAATTTTCGAGCCCCACATCCTTTATGGCCGATAAAAAAGAAGTGATTGACGAAGCTTATCCTGGCGATATTGTTGGTTTACATGATACCGGTACCTTCAAAATAGGCGATACGCTTACTGAAGGAGAGTTATTGCACTTCAAGGGGATTCCGAGCTTCTCACCCGAACTCTTCCGTTATGTGGAAAATGATGACCCGATGAAATCCAAGCAATTGGCCAAAGGCATTGACCAACTAATGGATGAAGGCGTTGCCCAGCTTTTCATCAGCCGGGCAAACGGACGGAAAATCATCGGGACAGTTGGAGAACTGCAGTTTGAAGTGATACAATACAGGCTTCAGCACGAATACAATGCCCTTTGCCGCTACGAACCCATCAATTTATACAAGGCCTGCTGGATTGAGAGCAATGATAAGGTTCAGCTGGATGATTTCAAGAAACGGAAATTTAATGTGCTTGCCGAAGATAAACAGGGACGGGATGTGTTTTTGGCTGAATCTCCTTATGCCTTGCAGATGGCTCAAGACAAATTTGAAAAGATAAATTTCCATTTCACTTCTGAGTTTTAA
- a CDS encoding FISUMP domain-containing protein, giving the protein MWLTKINIQYLKLLVITFLFFELSACRRDNGSCVQPDTPVPTSNSPVPQGGTLKLSVNSVTGATYLWQGPDNFRSTTQNPEISNFSEANAGQYSVYIILNGCKSETVYITVELSNDGKIGFFTDSRDGKIYKTVVLGDQVWMAENFDYYTLSGSGYYKNDSLSYGYLGRLYNWATAVAVAPDGWHLPTQNEWKILSDHLGGADNAGGKLKERGTLHWLSPNTGATDSTIKFNALPAGFVTSNNGFSNLGTGAYFWTADENGSSFAYYFYLYYSSSVLTLMNGNKSMGLSIRYVKN; this is encoded by the coding sequence ATGTGGTTAACTAAAATAAATATTCAATACCTGAAGCTTTTGGTCATCACTTTTTTATTCTTTGAGTTAAGTGCATGCCGGAGGGACAATGGTTCCTGCGTTCAGCCTGACACTCCTGTACCCACCAGCAACAGTCCGGTTCCTCAGGGAGGTACTTTAAAGCTTTCGGTCAATTCGGTAACGGGAGCAACCTACCTCTGGCAGGGCCCGGATAATTTCAGGTCGACCACACAGAATCCTGAAATTTCAAATTTTTCTGAAGCAAACGCCGGACAATATTCGGTTTATATTATCCTGAACGGTTGCAAAAGTGAGACCGTCTATATTACCGTCGAGCTGAGCAATGATGGGAAAATAGGCTTTTTTACAGACAGCCGGGACGGGAAAATATATAAAACAGTAGTTCTTGGGGATCAGGTATGGATGGCCGAAAATTTCGATTATTACACCCTTTCCGGTTCCGGATATTATAAAAATGATTCATTGTCCTACGGGTACCTGGGACGTTTGTATAACTGGGCTACAGCTGTGGCAGTTGCCCCAGACGGCTGGCATCTTCCCACCCAAAATGAATGGAAAATTTTGTCGGATCACCTGGGGGGAGCAGATAATGCCGGGGGCAAATTGAAAGAAAGAGGAACTCTGCACTGGCTTTCGCCAAATACCGGGGCCACCGACAGCACCATCAAATTCAATGCACTTCCTGCAGGTTTTGTTACTTCAAACAATGGATTCAGCAATTTGGGAACAGGGGCTTATTTCTGGACTGCAGATGAAAACGGTTCTTCATTTGCATACTATTTTTACCTTTATTATTCAAGTTCTGTCCTGACCCTGATGAACGGGAACAAAAGCATGGGCCTTTCAATTCGTTATGTAAAGAACTGA